GGGATGCGCCCGTGGGCGACTATCTCGGTCCCCAGGGCCGCTTCAAACATCTTTCATCACAGGATATGGATGCGATACAAAAGCGTGTGGATGAAGACTGGGAGGTGCTGCTCAAGCGAATCGATAGCGTAAAACTGCTGAAGCAGCCGGCTGAAATGAGAAGCTATGACCGATACCGGGAACACTGAGCATGGATGAAACTTGTTCCGTAGTGATTAAACCTGAACGTTGCGGTAACCGGTATCATCATGCCGTCTCGAGGGACAGATCGGGCTGCGGCATCTTGGCACCCGTGTTCGCAAAGGCGATGGGTCTGCTCGCGTGCCTGTTTCTCGTGTGGGCGGCTTCTCTGGGGGCGGAACCCTCTGCATCCGTCAGGAGCCTGATGCAGGAGCCTGCATCCATGCTGGATTTGGGATTGTCGCGGCTGGACGAACAGTTGTACCGCAATCGCGGCATCCTGGTAAAAAGTGACGGCAATCTGTTCGAGCCGGAACCGTCGATGCGGGTGACGTATGACTGGGATGACAACCGGATTCAAATATTTATCAAGCTGACCCTGAATGCTCAGGTGAAAAAAACACCGCAGCGCATGGCCGCGGTTCGGTCGCACGTGGAGTTCCTGGCCACGTATCTGAGGGGCTTTCTGACCATGATGCCCTACGATCTCCTTTTCCGGCACAAGGGGTTCAGAAGCAAGGCGTATCCGGAAGATCTGGATCGGGAACTTGTGGAGATTACCGACATTCACATGACGGTCATAGACCACCGGCAGAACATCGTAAGCCGCTGCAGGGTACCCTTGGCCGGCAAGGAGATTATCTGGTCGAACATGGGCGGGTCTTGAGATGACACTTAACTGCAGCAACATCGCTTTTCAATACCCGGGCACCTCTGCGAACGTATTTCAAGGGCTTTCCTTCCGGTTGGAGAGACCGGGATTCGATGCCCTGTTCGGCCCGTCGGGCGTGGGGAAGACGAGCCTGGCAAGAATAATCGTGGGGGAGCTCGACGGCTATCACGGCGATATCCGTGTGGAAGGCATGTCCCGCCTCTTTTATTCCTACAACATGGAACGCCTGCCCGACTGGTCGAGCGTCGGCCGACATTTGGAAAAGATAACGCCGGCATCGAAAAGCGATCGAAAGGAAGCGCTGGTGGACGCTTTCGGGATGGCCAGCGTCATGGGACTGCGTTTTTCTCAACTTTCCCTGGGGCAGCAAAACCGCATCAATTTGATGCGCTACCTGCTGCAGGACTTCGAACTGCTCATCATGGACGAAAGCCTCGCCAACGTAGATGAAAAAACGCGTGAGAGCATCATCTTGAAGATCAAGGCCATGTACCCGGAAAGGTATTTTCTCTACATATCGCACAATGTCGTGGAGGTTTCCAAGTTCTGCCGTGACATCATCGTGCTGCGAGGCCCCGGGAAACAGCCGCAAACCGTTGGCTTGAAAGGCATCGATATGCGGAATCCCGAAGATCTGGACAGGGACAGGCTCGAAAAGACCATGCTGGAGATCATGAATGCTTCATAGGCGCATCTACCAATTTCTGATCATATTCGTGCTGGGAATCGTATTGCTTTTTGCGGTCAAGTATCTTTTCGGACTGTCCGACTACGTCATCCCCAGCCCCTCGAATATCAAGGATACGCTTGTGGCCGTGTACGCGAATTTCGGCCTGGATGTCGCCAACACCCTGTCGGTGGCGATCATCGGGCAGGTGGTCTCCATTTTTCTGGCGCTGCTGGTGGGGGTCCTGGGCCGGCGCACGACCTGGTTTGGATCTTTCATCAAGGTGGCGGCCTACAACGTTCAGGCCTATCCCATCGTTGCCATCGCCCCCATCATATTCATCCTGTTCGGCGACGGCTTTTTTTCCAGGTTGTTGATTGCGGCGATGATATGCTACTTTCCCATTTTGCTTTCCGTGCTGGGCATCATGTCCGAGCCGGTCAGGGAGATAGAACATTTCTACCGCGTTACCGGCAGGATGCGGTGGCAACTGGAGGTAAAGATAAGGGCCTTCGAAAATCTCGGCAAGCTGACCACGGTGATATCCGGGAGCGCTACGCTGGCCATGGCGGGGACCATCGTGGCTGAATTCATTGCGGCCAACGAGGGGATCGGTTACAGCATACGGGTCGCGCTGTACCAGAGCGATCTCGCCAAGATCCTGGTGGCCCTGTTTCTGATCGGCATCACCCTGGCTCTCTATCAGGGACTGCTGGAAGCCATGGGTGCGGTAATCCGGAAGGGGTGGGCCGGGGGACGGTAGCCGGTGGCCGGCGGTCAGTTGCCATGTCCACGAACGACAGGCTGCCGGTTTTTCGGACGTATACCTCAGCGTTGCAAAAGCCCGGGGGCCTCAGAATCAAGGCGTCTGAGGGTGACGTCGAAAGGTAGAAAAAAAAAGAGGTGGTGGCATGAAAACACGATGGATGGTTTGTTTGTTCGGTTTTTTTCTGGTAATCGTTCAGCTTTCGTCCGGCGGGCTTTTCGCTGCCGAAAATGGGAGCGCCAGGTTGACCTATCGTTTGAAATGGCTCTTCAATGCCAGCGTGGTCGGGGATCTGAACGCCGATGCGATGGGCTATTTCAAAGCGGCTGGGTTGGACGTAACCGTTAAGGAGGGCGGGCCGGAGCGCGATGCCATTCGCGAGCTGGAACTCGGATACGCCGATTTCGGCGTTGCTTCAGCCGATCAGGTAATCAGGGCACTGGCGAAGGGGTCGCCCGTGGTGGTCCTGGCCCAGCTTTTTCAGGTCAACCCTCTGCAATGGATCTATCGGCCGGATGCGGTTCAGATATCGGGGGTGGCGGACCTCAAGGGAAAAATCATCGGGGTGACCTTTGGCGGCAACGACGAGACCATCATGCGGACCCTTCTGGCCGGTGGCGGCCTGTCCGAAAAAGATGTGCAGATCTACAGTGTTCGGTACGACTACACCCCGTTCTATCGACATAAAGTGGATTTGTGGCCGGTATATATCAACAGCCAGGGTCCCATTATCAGTCAGAAGTTGACGCAGGCCGGCGAAAAGACCGCTTTTTTCAACCCGTCGCTTCACGGTGTGAAATTCGTGGCCAATTCGGTGGTGACATCGGCACACATGGTTCAGGAACGCCCGGATACGGCGAGGCGGTTCATCAAAGCGCTTTTAGATGGGTGGGAGGGGGCTTTCAACCCCCAACACGCGGAAGCCACCCTCAAAATGCTGTCGGGATTTGACAAGAACACCCCCCTCCCGATACTCGAGGAGCAGTTGACTATAACGCGGAAATTGATCAAACCGGAAGAAGAGGTGAAGATCGGCACTATCGATGTGGAGGCCTGGCGACAAACGGAACGCATCATGCTCGAACAGAAGCTGATCAAAACAGCGGTGAACGTGGAAAAGGTTCTGATACGACTGTAATTTCCGCAGTTGCAACACTGGGGGAAACGATGCGGATATCGAAAACATGACGCGTCGCATGCTGATTGCCTGTTTTCGAAGGGTCATTTTTTCGCGGTGAATTTCCGTGTCTGACACAAACGGCGTGGAGCGTTCGAAGTGGTAGCTAAACAGAAAACGGTTTCCGGAGATCATGCCCCTTTCTGGGAAAGGAAGACGCTGGGGCAGATGTCGCCCGAAGAGTGGGAGATGCTGTGCGACGGCTGTGGCCGATGCTGTCTCCAGAAGCTGGAAGACCGGAAAACCGGCAAGGTTCGTTATACATGGGTTTCCTGCTATCTTTTCGATACCCAACGGTGCCGCTGTACAGCTTACGAGAACAGAAGCCGACTGGTAAAAGGGTGTACTACCCTGACGCCCTCCCGGGTCAAAGCCTATCGATGGCTTCCCCGGACATGCGCCTATCGCCTGTTGGCCGGCGGCAAGCCGCTGCCCCCCTGGCACCCGCTGCTGACCGGGGACAAGGATTCCGTGCATGCAGCCGGCATATCGGTGAAGGGGCGCGCCATTCCCGAAGTCAATGTGCACCCGGACGATGTCGAGTACTACACCATAGCGGAACCTTTTTAATACAGAGGAGGGAAAAATGGATGACTGTATTTTCTGCAAAATAGTAAGGGGGGAAATTCCCAGCTTTAAAATCTATGAAGATGAACGGGTCTATGCCTTCGCGGACATCAACCCCCTGTCGGATGGCCACACCCTGATCATCCCCAAGGCGCATGCGGAGAATCTCGGGCAGGTATCGGAAGCGGATCTTACGGCCATCCATCTAACCTCGAAGAAGATATACGCCGCCATGCAGACCGCCCTGGGGGCCGATGCCGTCGCCCTGGTCCAGGCCAACGGGCGGGCTGTCAACCAGGTCGTGATGCACTACCATCTGCACCTGATTCCGAGGAAGAACAGCGAGCCGAACCTGGAAGTCACCAATTGGGAGATGATACCCGGGGATATGGAGGCCATCAAGACCGAGAGTGAGAAACTGGCGGCGGCGTTGCAGGCGTAGTCAGTGGTTGCAGTTCAGGGCTTCGACGCTGTGGGTTGAGCATCCTGAAGCCATAAATTCGAAACTTAGAAAGGAGAGATCATGAAAGAGATCAGCAAGGTGGGCATCGTCGGGTTTGGTGTCATGGGGGCCGCCATCGGTCTGAGTGCCGCGTCGTCCGGATACCGGGTCGTGTTCAAAGAGTTGAATGACGAACTGGTGGCATCCATGTATGACAAGTGGGTGGTCAAAGCCCTGGAAAAAAGGGTGGCCAAGGGAAAAATGACCCAGGCGGACATGGACGGGCTGACGTCCATGATTACCGGTACCAGCAGCTACGATGAGCTGGCCGACTGCGACCTGATTATCGAGGCGGCCATCGAAAAGATGGATCTCAAGATCCAGATTTTCGGGGAGCTTTCCGCAGCCTGCCGCAAGGATGCCATTATCGTCAGCAACACGTCCACGTTTCTGATCGAAAAGCTGATGGAAAGGGTGGAAAACCCGGAACGCACGGCCGGGGTGCACTACTTTTTTCCGGCCAATGTCAACCGTCTGGTGGAGGTGATCCGCCAAAAGCAGACCAGCGACGCCACTTACGAAAGCCTCATGCACTTTGCCGAAAAATGCCGCAAGGTGGCCATCTCGGTCAAGGATTTCCCCGGGTTCGCCATTAACCCGGTATTCATTTCCAGCTACATGGTGCTGGATTCGTTTCTGGGCGACACCTACAACATCGCCACCCTGGAAAGTATTTCCCAGGAGGCGCTCAACGTGCGGTTCGGCATCATGTGGGTGCAGAACGGCTCCGGCATCGGCACCTGCTATCACGCAGGCGCTTCCATGGTCGCTTATCTCCATGACAGCGATGTCGGCTACCCCCTGATGCCGGATGCATTGGAGGCGCAGTTTGAAAGCGGGAAACCGTGGAACCTCGAGGACGGGGAGGTGCTGGCGGATGAGGCGGCCCGCAAGGCGGTCAGAGACAGCCTGCTGGGGAATATTTTCACCATTTCCGCGCACCTGATCGAAAGAGACGTGGTTTCCATAAAGGATCTGGAGCTGGGAATATGCACGGCCCTGGCGTGGCCCAAGGGGCCCTTCAGCATGATGAATGACCTGGGGATGGAGGAAAGCGCGCGGCTGGTGAACCTGGCGGTGGAAAAAGGATATTATAAGATGCCGCAGACCTTTGCCGGGGGGGTGCCGGATCCCTGGAATGTATAATCCCAACCCGGTTAAACCGGAAAAGATAAAGATCATTTATCACGAAAACACGAAAGTCCAAAAACACGAAAAACCATGAAAATTTTCGTGCCTTCGCTATAGCTGACGACTTGTCATGAAGCAGACGGACTACTATAACGTGCTGGGTGTAGATCCCGGCAGCGATCCTAAAAAAATTCGGACCGCATACCGGGATCTGGCCTTTCAATACCATCCGGACCGCAACAAGGGAAATCCGGAAGCTGCCGACAGGATGAAACGGATCAACGAGGCCTATGCCGTGCTGTCGGACCCCGAAAAGCGCAAGGCCTACGACGGATTAAGACAGCAGTACGGGGATGCGGCCCGGACCCGTTTCAGAAAGGCTTACACCGAGAAGGACATCTTCAGCAATTCGGACATTCATCATATTTTCGAGGAAATGGCCCGGTCCTTCGGGTTCCGCAGTTCCGACGAGGTGTTCAAGGAGTTCTATGGGAAAGGATTCCGTTCCTTCGAGGTTCGCAGGCCCGGTCTTTTCGGCGCCGGTTTTTTCTTCTTCGGGACTCCCGGAAAAGGCGGTATGAGAAAGGGGCGGTTGCCATCCGGTGGTGGGCCGCTGGCCATGCTGGCCGGTCAGCTGCTCAGGAAGCTTTCCCAAAACGCTTCACCCGAGAAGGGGGGCGATCTGTTCGAGACCATCGTTTTGGATGGCGAAACAGCCCAAAACGGCGGCCCATACGCCTTTTTTCAGAAGACCGACAAGAAGAAGCTGATCATTAAAATTCCGCCGAAGGTGCGTGACGGGCAGAAGATACGCCTTGCCGGCCGGGGGCGTCCCGGCAGGGGCGACAGTCCGGCCGGCGACCTTTACCTCAAGGTTAAAATAAGACGCCCCCTTCTGCAGCGGCTTAAGAAGATGATCTCAGATCGATAACACGAAAAAATGGAACTTTTTCGTGTTTTTTCGCTTTCGTATTTTCGTGATTGTTTTTAACGTCAGGCTTTCCCCATCATTTTGAGAAGCAGTGCATTCTGAACGTGCATTCTGTTTTCAGCCTCATCGAAAACGACCGACTGTTTTCCCTCGATAACCGCGTCGGTGACTTCCAGACCCCTTTCGGCCGGAAGGCAGTGCAGAAAGAGGGCATCTTTTCCGGCAGCCGCCATGACGGCCTCATTCACCTGGAAGTTCCGGAAGTATTGCAGCCGTTTTTCTTTTTCATGCTTTTGCCCCATGGACGCCCACACATCGGTGTAGACGACATGGGCGCCTTCGACGGCATCCAGAGGATCATGGGATATGTCGATTCGCGAGATGCCGGCCTTGCGGGAAGCCTCAACGGTGGCCTTGTCGGGCATGTAATTTTCCGGGCAGGCGCAGACAAAATGCAAAGGGATCCTCTGGGCCAGACGCAGCCACGAGTTCACGATGTTGTTGCCGTCGCCGACGTAAACCACCTTAAGATCGTCCAGATTCCCACGATGTTCGAGAACCGTCAAAATGTCGGCCATGATCTGGCAGGGGTGATTGTAGTCGGTCAGGGCGTTGATGACCGGTACGGACGCGTATGCGGCCAGTTCCAGAATGTGGTCGTGGTCGAACAACCTGGCCATGATGACATCGTTGTAACGGCTGACAACACGCGCGACGTCTTTGACCGCTTCCCGTTTGCCGATCTCGATGTCGGACGGTCCCAGGTAAATGGCGTGACCGCCCAGCCTGTAGAATCCGGTTTCAAAGGAGAGGCGGGTTCTGGTCGACGGTTTGGTAAAGATCATGGCCATGCTTTTCCCCTCGAAGGGAGCGTAGGCTTCACCCGATTTCAGCTTGGTCTTGACTTCCTGGGCGAGTTCCAGGATTTCTTGGATTTCGAGGGCGTCAAGATCGGTTATGTGCAGAAAGTCGCGTTTCACAACTCCTCCTATGGTATCGAAAACCGGTCTTGGTTTTTTCCGGGCATGACGGTAGCGCGGTAATCAAAGGTGCGGCCCCCGTCCGGGCGCCGATCGTTTCCGACACCGGGATCAATTCATGCCGGGGAATGCATCCTCATATTCGGGGGGGCCACTGAGGCCATATACCCGCACCGTCCGTTCATCGACAGGCTTTATGACCAGGTAGTTCCAACCCGTGTACAGGTACCCGTATAATTCGCCGGATGGGCTGTCGATGGCGTAGAGTTGCTGAAAATAACCCGGGAAGAGGCTCCGGTCGATGCTGTCGATTACCCCGGCGATCGTTTCGGGGTCGTCGATTTTCTTCCAAAGTTTCCCTTCCGGCCGGATATGTTTGTCGTCAGATTTCGGATCGAAGAGGATGCCGGAAACGAGTCGTTCGCTATTCCCGTAATAATAGACGTCGTAGTCCCCGGAATGAGAGACGAGATCCTTCAACAGGGCATTCTGCTCCTCATTGGAGGTCGCCGAGAGTTTCCCGTATCCTGCGCATGCGGTCACGGCGACCAGGAGGATCAGCACTTCCATGGCCGTGAATATCACTTTTTGATTTTTCATATCGCCAACATAATCACGATTCTGCTGATTTCAATCCATTAGGCATTCAGGGACTGCAGGGACCGACCGGATGGGGTCATCGCTTTCCCAGGGCCTTGCGCTCGGCCGACAATTCCGCGAGAAGCTCCTTCAGCTGCCAGTTTTCCGAGGTGGATGTCAGGGTGGCCCACAGTGCCGGTTTCATTCCGGTTTTCCGGCATACGGCCATGAGGACGTGCAGTTTTTTTTCCGTAATGCCGGCAACGATGATCGCACGCGGCAAGGTCGATGAGATCCCCCGGCCGGCTTCCGGCGGCAGGGTAAAAAGATCGCCCAGACGGCTGTCTGCCTGCTGTTGCGTCGCCCAGACGACCGGGATGTTTTGCAGACCGGCCATGGCGAGCACGGCTTTGAATTTTGATTGCGCCTCCGACGGAAACCCGCATAGGACTAGTTTTTCTGGGCCGTACAGGGCCCGGTCGGTTCGAGTCACTTTTTCAAATTTCGCATCTGCCATGCTCATATACTCGACTTGCGTGTGGGTAAGGGGCCTTCTCCCATTGGAACCGGCTGTTCCGTTGTCACCTGCATTAGAAAGATTCGACTCAGATTACACCAAGAGCGAATTGGTTTCAAGACGCTATTTACGCCATCCTTGCAAAAGCCTGAGGGCTTCAGCGTCAAGGCGTCTGAATACAAAAAACAAGCTATTAGAGTGGTTGCCAGAAAAAAACGCTCCGAATGGCGTGTCTCTATTGCGGAATAGACTTATGGCAATCGGTAGAGATCTGCTCTTAATTCTTGTCGTTGATTCAAGCTTGGCTTACCCCAACGTTCGGACGATCGACCGGTCTATCTCCCGTTGATTACCTGTCAACCAGTGCATTAGCCCGATGTTGTGGTAGATGAAGGCGTAATACTCGTCATCGTCCGGCTCTGCTGCATTGTAAAAGTCGACCAGGTCCCAATTGAGAACATAAAGATTGGCGATCGCCAGCATGGCCGTCAGGTATTTTTTTTCCTGGGCGGTCAAGGGGTTGACATGGCTGAACTGCCGGCATGCCTGGTTGTAGGTCTGCAAAAACAGGCTGAATTTGTCCTGCCGCAGCGCAACCACTTGCTGATCCCAGATACTGGTGAAATAGACCAGGCCCAGGGCGATATCGAACAGCCGGTAGTCGATTTTCGACCAATCAAAATCGAAAATGCCGATGACTTTTTCATCGTGATATTTCAAATTTCCCGGGTGGTAGTCACAGTGGACCGGCAGTTCGACCATGCCCTGGAAGGCTGATTCCAGTTCAACCAGATGCCTCACGGTCGTCAAGATGGTTTCGAAATTTTGTTCGAACAGCCGATCGCAGCGACGTTCCTCGCGCCGGCGATAAAAGGTGGACCAGCTTGTTTCGAACGTGGGCAGGAAGGTCATGATTTTGGGCTGCACCCGCTTGGCTCCGGGGGGCGGTGTGAAGCCATGCCCGCAGTGGTGGAGATGGGCGAGAACCCGGGCGGCACTGGCGAATTCCCTGTCGGTGAGATCGGTATGGGTCCATGAATATTTGTCTTCTCCGTCAAGAAATTCGAACAGCGCCCATAGCGCCCGGGCGCCGTTGTGGTTTTCGGGCGGGGGCGTACGCACAAGGGTTTCGCCGCTGCTGCCGGGAACGACGGCGGCCGCCTTGGTAAAGCCATTGGAACGCAGGTGATCGACCAGGGCGTGTTCGAAGCGGATCTCTTTTTCGGCGACATGAGGGTTGTACAGCCTCAGGAATAAACGCCGATTTCGCGGGGCATCCGCCATCCAGACCGCATAACTTTTGTTGCAATATCCGCCCGTGATTCCCTCGACGCGGGTCAGTTTGCCGAAATCGTAATGGCTCTCCATCAACCGGCGGATGGTTTGCGTGAGAGCGTCGTTGTTCAATTCCGAATGAAGGTTCATGGCGTATCGATCCTCTCAAGAAAAGAGAACGAAATCTCTGGGACTCGGTTAGCTCGACGAGAGAAAAACGACCCCTGTCAGGAGGCCGACAGACAGTGTGAACGCATTTTTTCATAGAACGGCAGATGATGTTCATAGTACTCGCGCAAGCGTGGCCTGTCGTCCAATCCGAAATCGAAGGTTTCCATGTTTTTCTGGATGCCTGAACTTTCCGTGGCGTCCACGTGCCACTCTTTCCACGAGTCCCACGCCTGGATATGGCGCCCGGCTTCCCATTGCATGGCTTCGGGTATGAAAGGAATGCCGACGGCCTCGCAATAGGCCCGGGTAACGCCGTCCGGGTCGTCTTCGAGCGCATCCGCGTCGATGATAACGGGCGTTTTACCGGTTATTTCCCTGACTTTCATGAACAGGTTGTACTCCAGTTCAATGCCGATTTCCTCGCTGGTGACATCCGGGTTCATGACATAGTTGGACAAAACGGTTTTCTCGGGATCTCTGATCAAAAAGGTGTTGGTCATCTGTTTGAGAAAGTCCGGGTCTTGGACGACATGATCGTAGGGGTGGTAGCACATGTCCTTGAAAAAAACCGGCGTCTGCTCGGCTTCGCGCAGGATCCAGCTTTTGATGTCCGGATAGCTCATGGGGGCGCTGGGGTCGATGTGCTGGCCGGGGCAGTCGACCCGTTTTTCATACACATAGTAAAGGGCACTGAAAGGTTCGTGCAGGACCTTGAAATCGTTTCTCTCGATGAAAATGCGCTCGAACCCGGTTGAGATGGATCTGGGGTGTACCCAGAAAGCGATAATCTGGTTCATCGGTACCTCCTTTTCACTGGTGATCAGGTAAATACAGCAGGGTGTTTTTGCGAGCCGGTCGTGACATCATCGCGCCGACCCGTCACATTCAATCCTTCTCAGCTCAGCAATTTCTGTGCCACACGGCACAGGTGGCGGTGTCGAACACCCGGCATAAAAAATCTATTAAAATCAGTCAGTAAGTGCTTCCGGGGCGTGCCCGGTGGTGCTCTGAGCGGCTCGATGTTTTTTTTATGATGCCGTATGAATCATAATTGAATTATTATATAGAAAATAGCCCTAATTTTAACCATTCGTTATTATAGGGTATAGTAATAAAAATATTTTTCTTAATTTAAAAATGAATTAATCAAGTCGATATAGGGTCGATCCTTTGCGGTTGATCCGTGATTCTTTGCGCGAAGCACCGACATATTTCCGGATCAGGCGGTGGGCCTTGCTCTGGCTGATGTTTAAATAAGCGGCCACCTTATAGGAGCTTTTCAGCATGTGGTAGGCTTCGACGACCAATTTGCGGGTAAGGCTTTCCAGAGCCGCGTCGAGGCCCTGGGGGGCGCCGTCCAATTGAAATGTAGTGACGGTTTGCCTGGAGAACGCCGGTGGCAGATTTCCCGGCTTGACTTCACCGTTGTCGACCGTGGCGGCGACCAGTTCAGTGGTGTGCATGAGTTCCCTGATATTGCCGGGCCAATGGTATGCCAGCAGGGCATCGGCTGTCTCGGAAGACAGGGTGTGAATTTTTCCGAACTGCTTGTCGAATTGACCGAGGTAGTAGTTGGCCAGCGGCAGGATATCCTGGGAGCGCTCTTTCAAAGGGGGGATTTCGATTTCGATCACCTTGAGGCGGTGGTAGAGATCACTCCTGAAGGTCTGGTTGGCCACCATGGCATGCAGGTCCCGATTGGTGGCGCAGATGATGCGGATGTCCAGCGATTTGGTCCGGTTTCCCCCAACGGGCGTGAGCTGTCTCTCCTGAACGACTTCGAGCAGTTTTGCCTGCAGGTGCAGGGGAAGTTCGGCGATTTCATCGAGCAGCAGCGTCCCTCCGCCGGCCAGCTCGATCCTGCCGATGCGGCCTTTGGGGTGGGCGCCGGTGAAGGCGCCGCCGGCATAACCGAACAGTTCGGTTTCGATCAGTTCGTTGGGAATAGCGGCACAGTTGATGCTTACAAAGGGATGCTGCGATCGATGGCTGACTTCATGAATGTATCTGGCGAGGACCCCTTTTCCGGTGCCGGATTCGCCCAGGAGGATGACACTGGCGTCGATCGGTGCGATCTGAGAGGCGTAGGCAATCAGCTCCTTGAACCGGGGGCTCTGCCCGATCAGGCCGAAGGTGCCCACGTCGGAATTCAGTTTTGGGTTGATTTCATCCCGAAATTCCGACACCAGCCGGTTGGCCTTTTCCAACTCCTGCTTGATGATTTCCAGCTGGGTGATGTCCCGCGCGTTCTGAACCACCATTTCAAGCTTGCCGTTTTCACTAAATACCGGTGTCGCCGTCACCAGCAGGGTTTTGCCGATGTTGGTTTTCTGGACGATGTTGACCTGCCGCCTTTCCCGCATGACACGGTGAATGATGGGGGGGGAGTAGTACCCCTCGTCGACCAGGGATTCGGCCCTGCGGCCCAGGACATCGGCGGATTTCAACCCGTAATGGCGTTCGCAGATCGGGTTTACATAGATGACGACGCCCCCGGCGTCGGTGACGAATATTTCGTCGTAGGAGCTCTCGAGTATTTTGAACAACGTATTGCGCTGAAGGTCTGCGACCCTTTTCATCTTGCCTTCTGAACGAGTTGGAGGAGACGGTTAAAGCCGTTGGCCTGACGGCAGCTGCCCAACGATTGGTCATCCATACTTAAACGATGCTGTTTTTTGTGTCAAGCTTTTGAAAAAATGGCATCCATTTGATTTTATGAATTATAATTGATAGTTATGCTTTTAGATCCCTTCATAAAGCACCGGGCAGGGTTCAATAATGAAGGAGGTCATTAAGACGAAAATAAACGCTGTCGGATGTGCATTCCCCGCCCGCTATCATCTGTTCGTGCGGGCCACATCCCGAAGGTAGGCCTCTGCCGGTAAACAGAGCCCCTGCAGCAGGATGCTTTCCGACGGCACGAAACCGGCCCACACCACCTCCCGGTTGTCGATGGAAATGGGTGTGTCCTTTTCCAGGGTCATTTCGAAAATGTCGACGGTCTCCCGCCTGTAGCAGACCGTAAAACGGTACTGCCGGGCGTGCCTCAGCTGGTTGGGGTATGCGGTGATCCCCACCTCTTCTTTCAGTTCCCGAACCGCGGCCGCTCGCGGTTTTTCCCCGCCTCTGACGTATCCGCCCGGGAAGGTGTATCCCCGGCGATAGCTGTTTTTGACCAACAGCAGCCCGCCCTCTCCCCGGATAACGACATTCACCCCCCTGACGGCGGGCCTGAATAGGAACGCAAACACGGTCAGGCCCGCATGGGCGAGCTTATATGCCCTGTGAAACAGCGTATCGGGGATTTTTTTCATTTCGAACAGGTGGTTGACCTTCAGGCTTCGCTTTCAGCTACGCCCGACAAGCCTGAGGACGTTATATCCAGCGCTGCCACGCCTCGGCGTGGTTGCTGAGGATTCGAATCCGACTTCGCTCTGCGGGCTTCGCCGGGACGGGGTAAAATAGTAGGACTTCACCTTCAGGCGTCTGGCTCTGAAGCCCTCAGGCTTTTGCAGCGCTTAGGCAAAAGTATCGACTGCGGTCTAGTTGCGCGGCTTTTTACGCCGCTCCTCACCGCTGCGGCGGTCGCTGTTTTTGCGCTGTTCCTCACCCTGGTAGATCTGTTCCACATAGGGGGTGATGAACTTCAGGCGCCTTTCGGAACCCGACCGTCGTTGTTTATCGTTCGTTGACGTTCTTTTGTTCATGGTGCGGGGATATTAGCGGGGTCTTAAAAGGCTGTCAATAAAATTCACGACCCCAGGGCCTAGTTCAGAGCG
This is a stretch of genomic DNA from Deltaproteobacteria bacterium. It encodes these proteins:
- the argF gene encoding ornithine carbamoyltransferase; translated protein: MKRDFLHITDLDALEIQEILELAQEVKTKLKSGEAYAPFEGKSMAMIFTKPSTRTRLSFETGFYRLGGHAIYLGPSDIEIGKREAVKDVARVVSRYNDVIMARLFDHDHILELAAYASVPVINALTDYNHPCQIMADILTVLEHRGNLDDLKVVYVGDGNNIVNSWLRLAQRIPLHFVCACPENYMPDKATVEASRKAGISRIDISHDPLDAVEGAHVVYTDVWASMGQKHEKEKRLQYFRNFQVNEAVMAAAGKDALFLHCLPAERGLEVTDAVIEGKQSVVFDEAENRMHVQNALLLKMMGKA
- a CDS encoding sigma 54-interacting transcriptional regulator, with translation MKRVADLQRNTLFKILESSYDEIFVTDAGGVVIYVNPICERHYGLKSADVLGRRAESLVDEGYYSPPIIHRVMRERRQVNIVQKTNIGKTLLVTATPVFSENGKLEMVVQNARDITQLEIIKQELEKANRLVSEFRDEINPKLNSDVGTFGLIGQSPRFKELIAYASQIAPIDASVILLGESGTGKGVLARYIHEVSHRSQHPFVSINCAAIPNELIETELFGYAGGAFTGAHPKGRIGRIELAGGGTLLLDEIAELPLHLQAKLLEVVQERQLTPVGGNRTKSLDIRIICATNRDLHAMVANQTFRSDLYHRLKVIEIEIPPLKERSQDILPLANYYLGQFDKQFGKIHTLSSETADALLAYHWPGNIRELMHTTELVAATVDNGEVKPGNLPPAFSRQTVTTFQLDGAPQGLDAALESLTRKLVVEAYHMLKSSYKVAAYLNISQSKAHRLIRKYVGASRKESRINRKGSTLYRLD
- a CDS encoding phosphotransferase, whose translation is MNLHSELNNDALTQTIRRLMESHYDFGKLTRVEGITGGYCNKSYAVWMADAPRNRRLFLRLYNPHVAEKEIRFEHALVDHLRSNGFTKAAAVVPGSSGETLVRTPPPENHNGARALWALFEFLDGEDKYSWTHTDLTDREFASAARVLAHLHHCGHGFTPPPGAKRVQPKIMTFLPTFETSWSTFYRRREERRCDRLFEQNFETILTTVRHLVELESAFQGMVELPVHCDYHPGNLKYHDEKVIGIFDFDWSKIDYRLFDIALGLVYFTSIWDQQVVALRQDKFSLFLQTYNQACRQFSHVNPLTAQEKKYLTAMLAIANLYVLNWDLVDFYNAAEPDDDEYYAFIYHNIGLMHWLTGNQREIDRSIVRTLG
- a CDS encoding NUDIX hydrolase codes for the protein MKKIPDTLFHRAYKLAHAGLTVFAFLFRPAVRGVNVVIRGEGGLLLVKNSYRRGYTFPGGYVRGGEKPRAAAVRELKEEVGITAYPNQLRHARQYRFTVCYRRETVDIFEMTLEKDTPISIDNREVVWAGFVPSESILLQGLCLPAEAYLRDVARTNR
- a CDS encoding DUF3783 domain-containing protein is translated as MADAKFEKVTRTDRALYGPEKLVLCGFPSEAQSKFKAVLAMAGLQNIPVVWATQQQADSRLGDLFTLPPEAGRGISSTLPRAIIVAGITEKKLHVLMAVCRKTGMKPALWATLTSTSENWQLKELLAELSAERKALGKR
- a CDS encoding sulfotransferase family protein, yielding MNQIIAFWVHPRSISTGFERIFIERNDFKVLHEPFSALYYVYEKRVDCPGQHIDPSAPMSYPDIKSWILREAEQTPVFFKDMCYHPYDHVVQDPDFLKQMTNTFLIRDPEKTVLSNYVMNPDVTSEEIGIELEYNLFMKVREITGKTPVIIDADALEDDPDGVTRAYCEAVGIPFIPEAMQWEAGRHIQAWDSWKEWHVDATESSGIQKNMETFDFGLDDRPRLREYYEHHLPFYEKMRSHCLSAS